The sequence TCCTTCGCCAATCGCTGGTATGGCTCGAACAACCGACTTTGATCTGCCTCTGATATTCCGGGACCAGTATCCTGGACTTCTATCACCAGATGGATGTCCCTGGAATAGGCCCTTAGCTTGATCTTACCCCCCTTGGGGGTGAACTTCAGGGCATTATCCAGGAGGTTAGCCACCACCTGCCGAATGCGGCCCAGGTCGGCTTGAACTAAAGGAAGCGAGGGGGGTAATTCCAACTGGAGCGACTGGCCGTGGCTTCTGGCTATAGGCGCTACGTTGCCCGCCTCCTCACGAAGCATCTGTAGTAAATCGACCGGCTTGGTCTGCACCTCAAGTATTCCTACCTCACCCTTCGCCAGATCAAGAAGCTCATCCATCCTGGCCCTGAGGGCCGAAGCCCCAGCATTGATAGTCCTGATGATGTCCAGCCAGCGCTCATCGCGCGGCTCCTCGACAAGATACTCGACTGAAGACAGTATTGAGCTGAGGGGTGTTTTGAGCTCATGTGCTAGCATCCGTGTAAACTCGACCCGTCTGTTCAACTCTGTCTGGATAACCTGGCGTAGCTCTTTTTCCTGGTCATAGAGACGCGCCAGCCGCTCTTCCCACTGCCTGCGTTCAGTAACATCTTCTATGAAGCTGATGACGCCACGAACTTGTCCATCCCTTACTATAACCCCACCACGGATGTGAACGGGGACACTTCGCCCACTTTTGTGTTTGAATTCGGTTTCTAGAGAAGTGTGGCCAGACTCCTCTATCGTGCGCCTATGAAGTTTGATTAGCTTCTGAGTGCCGCCTGGCGTGGCATCCAGATCGAATTCAGTGAAGTTTCTGCCGATAATCTCTTCCCGTTTGTAACCGAACTGTTTCTCTACCATCGGGTTGACGTAGATGACTATGCCCTCCCGATCTGCTAGCGCGACCTCCACATCGACGTTGTCAAACAGGAGACGGAGTGTCTCTTCGGAGAGCCCCAAGTAGTGACCTGGCGGCTCTTCCCCCACCAGGGCCTGCCTGACTCCATCTGGACATCTCACCGTGTCAGCCTTCTCACTGCACAATCTGCACGGCTCTGTATCAGGTTCGCCGACAGAGAGAGTCTTGCGTTTGCGCTTCTGCTTCATCCCGGCCCCATTATAACAGTACCCGAAACCCCCCACAATCGGCCGGCTTCCAATCCCCCTTGGAAGAACAACACTTTCGCCAGTGCCCCAAGCCTCCGGACTACATACCTGACCTACAGAACCATCATTGCTGGGCACGCCGATACTGCTGCGTACAGTCGAACTCGTACAGAAACAATGGATTGTGGTGGGGTAACCAAGCCGGCGTCGGTGTGGTATGATTTCATCGGGAATCTGCCCCGAGTATCTTTGGGTCTATGCCAGAGCCAGATGGCATGAAATCGTTCTATAGTCCGTGGGAGGTGCAGCCATCCCGCAAGTGATGGTTGGTGACCTCAACATGTACTACGAGGTCCATGGTCACGGTGAACCGCTTGTCCTTGTAGCAGGGCTGGGAAGTGACCTGAGTGAATGGGCACTCCAGACCCCGGAGTTCTCAAAGAAGTACTCGGTTGTAACGTTTGACAACCGTGGCGCGGGTCGTACCGATGCTCCGGACATGCCTTACTCCATCCGAATGATGTCTGGCGACACCCTTGGCCTTATGGACGTGCTCGGCATTGACCAGGCCCACGTATTGGGCGTGTCCATGGGAGGATACATTGCTCAGGAGCTTGCCATCAGACATCCTGGGCGCGTCAAGAGCCTCATACTGGTATCAACCAGTGCAGGGCCTTATCTGATAGAAGCACATGTCCTGACCACATGGGCTGCCGCAGCTATAAGAGGCATCAGTCAGAAGACATTCTTCCAGCTTATGTTGCCTTTCATCTTCACGGACAGGCTCTTCGAAGACCCGGAGATGGTGCAAATAGCGGTGAACATGATAGCGACACCCCATTCCACAACGCCAGCTTATGCCCTCGTTCGCCAGTTGATGGCCTGCGTCGAACATGATGCCCGGGGTCGCCTCGGCCGGATAACGGCGCCGGCGCTGGTACTGGCTGGCAAGGACGATATTCTGGTGCCCTTCTCGCTGTCCGAAGAGCTGGCCACGAGCATCCCTAAGGCGAAGCTGGTCGTACTCTACGGAGGAGGACACGGGTTCAACACGGAGATTCCAGACAAGTTCAACCAGGCCGTGCTGGAATTCCTGACCGAGGTTGCCTAGCACGGTATCCTTGCCACAGCCTTACAGTCTGCCTTGTCTCCTCTGTGGAAGAACTCAGTCTACTGCGCGATACTATGCTATTCATTCTGTACCCTCCTGGAAGGACACCCCTCTTTCTTGCACACGGAGTTTGTGCTACCTCAGCCAAGGCTTACCTTGACTTTAGCCAGTCCACAAAGGTATCCTAGCAAACGCAAGGAGACAAACAGTGTACCAGGCTCCACGAGGCACACAAGATATTTTACCCCACGATCAGGCTTACTGGAGGTTTGTAGAGGAGAAGGCTGAGAAGATTTGTCAGCTTTACGGCTATAAGCGCATCGATACCCCGGTTTTTGAGCAGACAAGCCTGTTCAGACGCAGTGTTGGCGAAGGGACAGACATCGTAGAGAAGCAGATGTATACCTTCGAGGATCAGGGTGGCGACAGCATGACCTTGCGCCCCGAGGGAACGGCGCCGGTCTGCCGTGCCTATATCGAACATGGCATGCACAACCTTCCTCAACCAGTCAGGCTCTACTACATCGGCCCCATCTTTCGCTATGAAAGGCCTCAGGCGGGCAGATACCGGCAGCACCGCCAGTTTGGGGTGGAAGCCATAGGCGACGCTGACCCGGCACTGGATGCAGAGGTTATCAGCATGGCCTGGGAATTCTATGCCTCGCTGGGGCTGAAAGGATTGACGCTTCAGCTTAACAGCATCGGTTGCAAGGTTTGCCGGCCTGATTACCTGGAGAAGCTGAGGCAATACTATTCTGGCCATGCCCAGGCTTTGTGTCCAGACTGCGGGAGGAGGCTACGGCAAAACCCCTTGCGCCTTCTGGACTGCAAGAAGCCTTCTTGCCAGGAGATCGTCAAAGGTGCCCCTAGAATCGCGGAGCATCTCTGCCAGCAGTGCGCCCGGCACTTCGATGCTTTGAAAGGCTATCTTGACGGTCTGGAAATACCCTACGAGTTGAATCCTTACCTCGTGCGTGGCCTGGACTACTACACCAGGGCCGTTTTCGAGATTCAACCCCGGGAGGGGGGCGCGCAAAGCGCGCTGGGGGGTGGAGGGCGCTACGACGGCCTCATCGAGCAGTTGGGCGGAACACCTGCCCCAGCCATCGGATTTGCTACCGGCCTGGAACGGATTATCCTTAACCTGCGCCAGCAGGGCATCGAGCTGCCGCCTATCCCTGGCCCAGAGGTCTACATTGCCTATCTTGGCGAAAAGGCCAAGAAGGAAGCCATAAAACTGGCCGCGAAGCTGCGCCGGGCTGGCATTGGGGCTACCATGGCCTTGGGAGACAAGAGCCTGAAATCTCAGCTGAAGCAGGCAAATTCCCTGGCTTTGCCTCAGACGCTGATCATCGGAGAGAATGAACTGAAGAAGGGCGTGGCGGTACTAAGGAATATGGCCCTGGGAGAGCAGGTGGAGATCCCTCTCAGTCAAGTAGTGACGCGGCTGAAGAAAGAGGCGTGATCGGCCTCTGGTGTCGAGCCTTGAGGGCCAATCCCGAGACTGCACGCCCGGGTGGCAAGACCCTCTTTATTTCAATCCCCTTTGTTGTCTCGCGTTCTCCTCACGAAGACACCCCTGACTCGAGTGAGTACAGGTTTTTCTGTCTTTGCGATCCGCCCGCCTGAGGCGGGAGAAGCAATCTCGCGGGGTGGTGCCCCACTGCCCCGGGATTGCCACGCTCGCCTGCGGCGAATCAGAATGACACCTACGGACGTTGTCACCCTGACCCTTCCTGAAGAGAAGGAGAAAGGTCTCATGTTACGAAGCACTAGAGAGGAACGTGTCTAAGCTTGACGATCTTCATACTTCGTGGTTCCCCAATGCAATAGGAGAATAGAGAATCGCCGAAGGAATTGACACAGACGGCGCCCGCCCGTAGAATTTGTCTTGATAGGAGAGCAGAGCATGACCATAGAATACACACACCCCAAACTGGGGGAAGAAGTACGCTCGATATCCGGTTACTACATCCCCCGTGAAGAACACACGTTGAGTTATAACGGACGAGACCTCATCTACGTCACGGGGCAGGCCTGTATCGACGCTTCCTGTTGCGGCGCGGCGGCCTGGGGATACATCCAGGTCCCCGGTTTCCTGATCAGGAAGCACATCCGCGGAGGAGGGAGCACGCCGCCGGTGTCAGAAATAGAGACCATACAAGACCAGGACACCCGCAGCAATGTCAAGAGGCTGCTTCTGGAAGAATACCCCGGCGCTCACATCGAAATCTGGTAACGCACTTCTCAAAATACAATCGGCATACCTTGACAAACCCCTCCCCAGGAGCAACTGCAGGGTGGGTGGAATGAAATGTAACCCACCGCTATTTAGCAGAGACGGTGGGTTTCCTCCTCAAGCGGACTTCACCCACCCTACGAAGCTATCTGGAAGGAAGTCTAGGATGTGAGAGACGATTGACAACAACTGAATCTAGTGCTATAAACTACCTATAACCTCAGTAGACGAATTCAGACAAAGGGGGGCGAGATGAAAGCATTTTTTCAGCAGCTCAAAATGGTGAACTCAGCAAGTCTTGCTCGGCTCCTTCTTGTTGTTAGTGTTCTCTTGATAAGCCTATCTGGGTGTGGGCAAAGTGACCATTGTAATGCTTCAGTCGTTTTCGGACAAAACGACCCTGCCAAAATGTTAGACCCCGACCTCGATTTTGGTCAACTCACTCAGTCTGTTCACCTCCTTG is a genomic window of Chloroflexota bacterium containing:
- a CDS encoding histidine--tRNA ligase, giving the protein MYQAPRGTQDILPHDQAYWRFVEEKAEKICQLYGYKRIDTPVFEQTSLFRRSVGEGTDIVEKQMYTFEDQGGDSMTLRPEGTAPVCRAYIEHGMHNLPQPVRLYYIGPIFRYERPQAGRYRQHRQFGVEAIGDADPALDAEVISMAWEFYASLGLKGLTLQLNSIGCKVCRPDYLEKLRQYYSGHAQALCPDCGRRLRQNPLRLLDCKKPSCQEIVKGAPRIAEHLCQQCARHFDALKGYLDGLEIPYELNPYLVRGLDYYTRAVFEIQPREGGAQSALGGGGRYDGLIEQLGGTPAPAIGFATGLERIILNLRQQGIELPPIPGPEVYIAYLGEKAKKEAIKLAAKLRRAGIGATMALGDKSLKSQLKQANSLALPQTLIIGENELKKGVAVLRNMALGEQVEIPLSQVVTRLKKEA
- a CDS encoding PAS domain S-box protein; translated protein: MKQKRKRKTLSVGEPDTEPCRLCSEKADTVRCPDGVRQALVGEEPPGHYLGLSEETLRLLFDNVDVEVALADREGIVIYVNPMVEKQFGYKREEIIGRNFTEFDLDATPGGTQKLIKLHRRTIEESGHTSLETEFKHKSGRSVPVHIRGGVIVRDGQVRGVISFIEDVTERRQWEERLARLYDQEKELRQVIQTELNRRVEFTRMLAHELKTPLSSILSSVEYLVEEPRDERWLDIIRTINAGASALRARMDELLDLAKGEVGILEVQTKPVDLLQMLREEAGNVAPIARSHGQSLQLELPPSLPLVQADLGRIRQVVANLLDNALKFTPKGGKIKLRAYSRDIHLVIEVQDTGPGISEADQSRLFEPYQRLAKDKGRVSGLGLGLALSKRLVELHGGQIWVRSYSGGGAVFGFSLPLAIPFERGADSRMTNRLWKVLIIEDNQAIVDSVAIAFQKHWPTVELLSARMGGEGIELVEDGHFDAVILDLGLPDMDGLDVLRQTRLFSQIPILVLSVREEEGDIARALGWGADDYLTKPFKNKELVARLQARVRQRTFPVEEGLLVCGALRLDPITFQLCHGTREVSLTTVEGHILQCLMRNAGQPVPYTRIAEEVWGEEYPGSVVALRSHVRRLRGKLEIDRNHPRLILTKAGVGYLLANWE
- a CDS encoding alpha/beta fold hydrolase, which translates into the protein MGGAAIPQVMVGDLNMYYEVHGHGEPLVLVAGLGSDLSEWALQTPEFSKKYSVVTFDNRGAGRTDAPDMPYSIRMMSGDTLGLMDVLGIDQAHVLGVSMGGYIAQELAIRHPGRVKSLILVSTSAGPYLIEAHVLTTWAAAAIRGISQKTFFQLMLPFIFTDRLFEDPEMVQIAVNMIATPHSTTPAYALVRQLMACVEHDARGRLGRITAPALVLAGKDDILVPFSLSEELATSIPKAKLVVLYGGGHGFNTEIPDKFNQAVLEFLTEVA